One segment of Argiope bruennichi chromosome 11, qqArgBrue1.1, whole genome shotgun sequence DNA contains the following:
- the LOC129957531 gene encoding alpha-2Da adrenergic receptor-like, protein MEDTNSNVSSGDSLLMSGNGSYSAFSIDYELFRQALNGSSENRTDQNYSFPWQNGDRSVDDYSAEWDGSVYPSGYSHLGIILTSFFVTVIMILIVVGNMLVCIAIATEKALKTVQNWFIASLAVSDFLVGLIIMPFSLAKEVMGYWIFGRIWCEIHSALDVFLCTASINSLCLISLDRYWSVTHAVEYLRKRTPRRSLAMICGVWVLSAIISLPPLVGWKKPEKPSNYPECLLSDDVGYVLYSAFGSFYVPAFVMVFVYCRIFVAARSRARRHLKKKQKAASVATELTNDPIKDKSTTTTTCTSFSNASPPDRSKDFEAFSPIPELPKIPESNGTRSEVSASPVVFIEAPEIVIENSDEGLSKEDEQATPTVRHSPEVESQRVTFKEDILSETNSLCKSSSSNIDKKDNDVASSEKRHLFVKEPQGRRTSLLKAPKFLKSPFGSTLSLADLGRSEEDVSEMGEETKPGKKKKKKKVKTQLEEIPKRQPTTEAERQKRRIAKAKERRATLILGLIMASFILAWLPFFVLYVLEALCKACDIGPTGFAVAFWLGYCNSALNPIIYTIFNRDFRKAFRKILFK, encoded by the coding sequence ATGGAAGACACGAACAGTAACGTTAGCAGCGGCGATTCACTTTTGATGAGCGGAAACGGCAGTTACAGTGCTTTTTCCATCGATTACGAACTCTTCCGCCAGGCCCTCAATGGTTCGAGCGAGAACAGGACTGATCAGAACTATTCGTTCCCATGGCAGAACGGAGACCGATCTGTGGACGACTACTCCGCGGAGTGGGACGGGTCGGTGTATCCCAGCGGTTACTCCCACCTGGGGATCATTCTGACGTCATTCTTCGTGACGGTGATCATGATCCTGATCGTGGTGGGGAACATGCTGGTTTGCATCGCAATCGCCACCGAGAAGGCGCTCAAGACGGTCCAGAACTGGTTCATTGCCTCTCTGGCAGTGTCAGACTTCCTGGTTGGTCTGATCATCATGCCGTTCTCGCTGGCCAAGGAAGTGATGGGCTACTGGATCTTCGGGCGCATCTGGTGCGAAATCCACTCAGCTCTGGATGTCTTCCTGTGCACGGCCTCCATCAATAGCCTCTGCCTTATCAGCCTGGACCGGTACTGGTCGGTCACGCACGCTGTTGAGTACCTCAGGAAGAGGACTCCTCGGCGGTCCCTGGCTATGATCTGCGGGGTCTGGGTGCTGTCTGCCATTATATCCCTGCCACCTCTGGTTGGCTGGAAGAAACCGGAGAAGCCCTCCAACTACCCGGAGTGCTTGCTGAGCGACGACGTAGGATACGTGTTGTATTCGGCCTTCGGTTCCTTCTATGTTCCCGCCTTCGTCATGGTGTTCGTTTATTGCAGGATCTTCGTGGCAGCACGCTCCAGAGCACGCAGACACCTGAAAAAGAAACAGAAAGCGGCGTCAGTGGCGACAGAACTCACCAATGACCCGATCAAGGATAAATCCACGACAACGACCACGTGCACGAGCTTCAGCAATGCCAGTCCTCCGGACAGATCCAAGGACTTTGAGGCTTTTTCACCGATCCCGGAGCTTCCCAAGATACCGGAAAGCAACGGGACCAGGTCTGAAGTTAGTGCATCTCCTGTTGTCTTCATCGAAGCGCCCGAGATTGTCATCGAGAACTCTGATGAAGGCCTATCCAAGGAAGATGAACAAGCCACGCCCACTGTCCGGCACAGTCCGGAGGTCGAGAGCCAAAGAGTCACCTTCAAAGAAGACATTCTTTCGGAAACTAACAGTTTGTGCAAGTCTTCGTCGTCGAACATTGACAAAAAGGACAACGATGTCGCCTCTTCGGAAAAGAGACATTTGTTCGTTAAAGAACCACAGGGGAGAAGGACATCTTTGCTCAAAGCTCCCAAGTTCTTGAAGTCTCCTTTTGGGTCCACCTTATCACTCGCTGATTTAGGTAGGTCAGAAGAAGACGTCAGCGAAATGGGGGAGGAAACGAAACCtggtaagaaaaagaaaaagaaaaaagtcaagACGCAGTTGGAGGAGATTCCCAAAAGACAACCCACCACAGAAGCCGAAAGGCAAAAACGTAGAATAGCAAAGGCCAAGGAGCGACGTGCTACTCTCATACTGGGACTCATAATGGCTTCCTTCATACTTGCATGGTTACCTTTCTTTGTGTTGTATGTGCTAGAAGCACTGTGCAAAGCTTGTGACATTGGCCCTACAGGATTTGCAGTAGCATTCTGGTTAGGCTACTGCAATTCAGCATTGAATCCCATTATTTACACTATTTTCAATAGGGACTTTCGGAAAGCTTTCAGGAAGATACTGTTCAAGTGA